In the Granulosicoccus antarcticus IMCC3135 genome, TTCAAGCGCCCTGGAACCTATGCACTGGCTGGAGCAGAAGCATTCGTTCGTATCCGCTCTCGCGATGGCGGCATCGTGCTGCCACAGGATTTCATGAACGATGTCGAGTCTATTGAATTGGGGACAGAGCTGGACAGGCGGGTACTTACTCGAGCTCTGAGCTCCCTGGCCCGCTGGCGCGCATCAGGTGTTGTCGGTGAAGACTTCCGTCTGTCGCTCAACCTTACCGCCCATTCATTGAATGAGCCTGAGTTCAGCGCCACACTGCAAAATCAGTTAAAGGCCTCCGCTGTCAAACCCGAGCAGGTGATTATCGAACTGCCGCCCAACGCAGCCGTTGACCCACTGCTTCTGGCGCACCTGCGCATGCTGGGTGTCGCTGTCGCACTCGACAAGCTGGGCACTGACCCCATGAACCTGGGACACACTGCAAGGCTACAGCCGGATATCGCGAAAATTGATCGACGCCTGCTCAGTGACGCCATTGTTGCACCGCATGTCGTGTCCATCTGTGAGGAGCGCAGACTTGACATCATCGTCGAGGGAGTTGAGACCCGCGAGCAGATGGCAGCACTGCACAACCTGGGCGTCACCTACTTTCAGGGGTATCTTTTCGACAGACCACAACGTGGCGTGGATTTTATAACCCGCTGGGGAAAGTCTTCATCCCCCAGTGTTGGTGAGCGATTGAATCGGGATGTATCGCTACGACTCGCCGGATGATTCTGGCATAACGCTGCTGGCGGCGCTTCCACGCCGCCAGCTTTCGTAGTAGTAGCGAGCATCAGCAGAAGGCGTAAAACCCAACTGGAAGCGGAATCGATCGCCAGCGATGGCGTAGTCTGGTATCAGAAATTCGACTCTCTGATCACCCTGCTCACCTGTCATCTGCCCTTTGAAAACCGGATCGACCCCACCTGCCAACTGTGTTGAAATGCCTCCGATACGCACGATAAATCGCGCAGGAGATATCAGCTCTTCCGGTTTGGAGCCAGCCTCCCCCTCGTCATTATCAGCGTCGTTCACAGCTGCATTTTCCGCTTGCGATTCTGCGGGCTTGAGCCGGGCTGTCAATCTGACCTGCCGGGTGTCTGGATCACGCTGGATAACGACATCCGAAAACTCTGGATAATGTCGCCCGTCCACTTCTTGATACAGCTCACTCATCTGCTGGCGCCACGTTGCATTGACTGTATCCAGATCACAGCCGATTGCGCGAGTTGTATCTCTCCAGAAGATAGCTGCTGGCAAATCGCGAACCGCACCTTCTCTGGAGCTTGCACGCAGAAAGTCACCCAATGATGACAAGCCGCAAGTATCAACCATGGCACGAGTCCATAAATCACCCAGACTATAATGCAACTCTGCATCAAACTTCTGTGCAAACCCTGCCGAATCTATCAGATCGTCGAAGCGAATCTTCTGCCGCTGCCAGGCAACGCTGGCCAGCTCCCAGTTGCTACGCCGACGCTCGTTTTCCGGCACAACTTCGAAAGAGGTATATTGCGCCATACCTTCAATGAAAAATTTGGCAGCCGCGTAATTTTCAGCCAACGCCCGTTCGGATTCCACCGCCTGCAAAACGTGTGCAGTCTCGTGACTGAGCACTCGACGTTGTGAGACATCTTCACTAAATGCATCCAGGTCCATCTGGATCTTTTTCCACTTGGCAAGCCCTGCCGCATGCTCACTGCTGGCAGACAGATCAACACGAATCTTCGGAAGATTGCTCACCCCCAGAATCTCACCCAGAGCCTGCAGATCATCCTCGGCATGCTCGGCTATATACCCCACTACTTGCTCACGTTTGACGTCATAGACAAAGCGATAATGCTCCGTCGCTGTGACAGTCAGACTTTCACCTTCGGCCTTGCCCGTGTCGACACCGATCCGATAAGCCAGCATCAGTCCCAGCCCCAGAAACCCGACGATACTGAACAGGACATTCACCACCCGCATGCCCCGTGACGAGCTGGGTTTGCCAGACGTACTGGAGTCGGTACGATTCCACAGTCGATAGGCGATCAGCAGCATGAGAAGTGCAATGCCGGTATGAATTGCCAGAGCATCTTTGTTGACGATCAGCGAGGAGCCCTGATATTCATTAGACAGGAGACTGAAGATGCTCCAGTTACCGGATGTACCCAGTGCGCTTTCAGCCCACATCAACCCGACCAGGTAAAGTCCGTAGATAACCAGTCCAAGCGTGCGGAACCAGGACAGCAGCACGCCGTGAGACAGAATGATGAACATGAACAGGCAATCACGCCAAAGCAGAGTTGCCCACACCTGCGTGTAGAACAACCCGCCTATGGATTCCGGATTACTTGTCAGCAACGCCCAGTCGATTCCATAGCTCAGTATGTTGATAAGACACAGCAGTATCCAGGCAGCGGCAACCTTGGCAATGAATACAGCCTTGCGTGACACCGGCAAGGCACGCAGAAAGTCAATCGTCGCATCATCATGCTCCCGAGGGAACAGGCTATAGGCTGTCACCAATGCCAGCAGGACCAGAAACACAGCCACAGCAGCATTACTGCTGTATTCACAATAACCTTCGCACCAGCCCCCGAACGTTTTCTCATCCGCACGCTCGGTAAAGAACTGCATGGCGTACCCAAGCACCAGTACCGCCAGCCACAAGTAGGCAATGGGTAGTAATTGTCTCAGTTCTTTGGCTATCAAGCGGATCATTGGATCGTCAAACGTTCAGCATGCAACCGTATTGGCTGATGAAATACAGGGCCTTCGTAATCCAGTGCAAAGTAGACTCGATCACCTGGTGAGTAGTAGCTGTCCAACACATGCGCCTTCATGTCAGTCCGACACGCGGCAATATCTTCGTATTCATCGCTGACTTCCAGCTCTGTATCGAAGGGACCAATGTAGTCGTGTTTCATGATGCATTTCCCGCTCAGCCGCGACAGATCTGTCTGCAGGTTCAAGGTGCTGGTTGCTGGCTCATACCAGGCCTCGACCTGCTGCGCCCCTTCGGCCGTACGCCCCATACTCAAACGTCCTGTCAGCGCAGGAATGGAGGACAGATAGCGCTGCACCGATTCATCATCGCGCTGCGCAAGCAGCCAGGCCTGCCAGGCTGTCTGAAACGATTCTATCGGCATGCCCAGCACCTTCTCCAGTCGCAAGCCAACTTTCACACGCCGGTCCTTAAGGCTACCGATAGTATTGCCGGCAACCGGACGAACCAGAAATTCATTAGCCAGGGCCAGTACCTTTTCACGTCCCTGACTCTGCTCCAGATACATCATTGCCGCCCATGCCAGACTCTCCGCACTGGGGTACGAAAATCTATCGGCGCTCAGCTGCCAGCGTGTGATCAGCTGTGCGGCCGCAGGCTCTGTCTCCAGTACCCATAGAGCACGTGCTACAAGCTCAGCCTGATGCTCAGGGTTGAGGCCATCTGCTCCATGCTCTACCCACCAGCGAGTAAACCCATCAAGCACCCAATGATAGGGTTCGAACATTGCACGCCCACCGGTCTGAGCACTGAGCACTCCATGCAGGATGACGGAGTCCAGAATGGCGTCATCGTAGCTATCATGCTGCAACCAGTTAGCCGTAATGAAGACCCCATCGGCGGTCGCATAGTCGAATTCATGCGGCTTGCGTTCCGGAGCCAGCGCCAGTTTGACATCAGGCATCTGCGCTATTCCCAATGATGCCTGCAGCGAACTCAGCGACTTGCTCAAGCGCTGCGCCAGTCTCTGGGCCGAAGCCTCATAGTCATCTTCCAGATACAACACCGACACGGCAGGATCGCTCATCCGCACCACGTATTCACTGGAAAACTCCACCGGCTCACGGCTGTTCTTTTCCAGCAGACTTGTCCAGATTGCCAGCCCCGACGCCGCCAGTACTCCCAGTGCCACATAGTCGCGTCGCGTCATGGGTTTGGCAAGACGTTCAACCACTGAGCCTTCGCCTACGCGTGTCAGGATAAAACCTGCGAGGGTGAACATCAGTGCCATGAAGATCGTACCCAGCATGTCACACCAGGGCACAAGGTCTCGTTCGAAGACAAACAATTGATCATCCATCAACCCGAACGGTGCAACACGTCCCGAGTCAATACCCGGATACCAGGCAATCAATGCAATCAAGGCTGCACTGACCAGATACAAGGCAATACGCAAGTGACCACACAGAGAAAAACAGAAGACAACACTCCAGTAGAGTGAGGTCATGATCAGTGTCTTGCCGATGATCAGCAGTACGTAATCCTGCGTGACATCATCTGCAATGCCAGCCTCATGAGCTGCCATCAACACCATGACTACTGCCAGTGTGGCCAGGTAGAACCACCCCAGCAAAAATTTGAGTAACAGTGGCAGGGTCGGACCGACGGGCAATGCCTCGACAAACAGTCGTGTGCCACTCAGATATTCGCGCACAATCAGGCGATTACCGACGATCAGAGCGATAAGCGGCAAAAAGCTCATCAGAGCAAATCGCACTATCTCGAACGGACTCATGCTGTAGGGAGCTTCGCTATTCCAGGCGAGCAACAACAACACCATGGCCAATGCACCGCCACCGAGAAACACAGCCGCCAGGCGGTGTTCGCGAATATCCTTGCCTAACAGGGAGCTGAGCGCCATGAGTATCGCTACGCGTTAGCTACAACAGCGATAAAGACGTCTTCCAGCGACATGGAGTCGTGTCGCCAGCCCGGAGCCAGAAGAATTTCATGCGATGCCAGAACCTCTTGTGAGAATTGCAGACTGACCACCCAACGCCCCTGTCGCTCACCTTCCTTGAGCACACGCAGTCTTTGCCGGGAGAACTCACCGGGCATGGAACCTGGGATGTAATCCTGCATGGCAATGGACCATGTTCCGATACTGTTGCGTAGAGGATCCAGCTCACCATCGTAGACAGTTCGACCGGACTCAACGATACCGATGCGATCTGCCACCGCTTCGATTTCATCAATCAGATGAGTGGAGAAGAAAGTGGTCGCACCATCCTGCATGGTTTGCTCTCTGACCAGGTCAAGAAACTCACGACGTGCAACCGGATCCATACCCGCCGTAGGCTCATCCAGTATCAGCAACTGAGGTCGCGTGGACAAAGCCAGGGTCAGGGCCAGTTTGGCTTTCATGCCCCCGGAGAATGTGCCGATGCGACGACCAGGTGGTAATTCGAAATCTGTCATCAGCTTCTGATAACGCTTTTCATCCCAACGCGGATAGAAGCCACGTACGAAGCGCGACAACACCTTGGGTGTCATCCACGGATACATATTCTGTTCCTGAGCCACGTAGCCGATTCGCTGCCGGATGCCGACAACATCAGAATGCAAACTCTTGCCGAACACATTGATATGGCCAGCATCGCAACGAAGAATACCCATGAGTATTCGGATTGCCGTAGACTTTCCAGCACCATTACGGCCCAGAAACCCAAATACTTCCCCTGGATAGACGGCCAGAGACAAGCCATCCAGCACCGTCAGGGAACCGAAAGACTTGCGCACATCCTGCAGGGCCAGTACGGGAGTACCTGCCGTGCGGTGATTGATATTTAACGAGGGCTCATCAGCCAGATCGATCATCATGCATGCCATCAGATGCGAATGTTTATAATAGTACGCCAAAGCAGACCTGCCGGAGCTCCTAGCAATGCCCAACACGTTCAACTTCTCGTGCCAGTGCCGAACTTTAAAAGGTACGGTTGAGCTGCCTGATATGCGATCTCTGACACGCCTCGTCTGTTACTGCGAGGACTGTCAAGCCTACGCACGACACCTGAAGCCCAGCGAACCGGTACTCGGACCGCACGGTGGCACTGATTTTGTGCAGGTGTCACCCGCTCATTTTCACATCAAACGTGGCATGGAAAAACTGGGTAACCTGCGTCTGAGCGAGTCGGGCCTCTACCGCTGGCATGCCACCTGTTGTAATACACCACTTTGTAATACACCCCCGAACCCATCCATGCCCTTCGTCGGTTTGATCACCAACAATCTGGTGTGTAACCAGAGCACGCTGGCCAACAAGGTTGGCCCTGTCAGACTGGGTGTCTGCGCCGGCTCCCAATACCCTATCAGTGCTGATTGGCCGGTCGCCAGGAACTTCGGTTTCAAAGCCCTGACCCGCACGCTGCTCAATATCGGACGCTGGCGCATTGCCGGTGATCACACCCGTTCAACTCTGATTGACGCCGAGACCGGCAAGCCGGTGATTGAACCCTATACGCTCAATGAGACAGAGCGCAAAGAGCTTTACACCACAGCCTGACTTCGCAGACAGCAGCTGAGCTGCCAAAATGACAGCTGCCAAGCCCCTCAACGGTCGTTAAAGCCACTGACCTTGCGAATGATATAACCGCCTGAGCGATCATCCAGTTCCATGCTCAGATACCCTCTGGATTGTGCTTCTTCGAGCATCTTGCCGAATGAATCAAAACCATAGTAGCTTTCGTTGAATCCGGGGCGGCGTCGCTTCAGAGTCTGCTTGATCATCGAGCCCCAGAGCTTGTCGTTGCCATCGCGATCAATACTCAGTGCAAGGGCGGTTTCCACCACCAGCTCGAGCCCTTCGAGCATCAGCTCTTCGCCGCCATCACTATCATCGGCAGCGCCAGTATCGTCAGCGGCATCGTCAGTTCCCGCATCTACGGGTACTTCAGCCACTACCACCTCAACGGCTTTGCCTCGCTTGCGACGTCCCTTGGGCGGCGTCTCAGTCGCAGCGACAGCAACCTCCTTGAGCTGGGCGACATCAACGTCCATCTCCTGAGTCGCATCAGCGGCCTCATTAGCAGTCGTGGACTCATCCTTGCTCTTGGTGGCTCGCACAGCACGCTTCTTGGCGCGCTTGCGTGTCGGTTGCTTGCGCTCCAACTCGCGCACCAGATCATCGTAGTATATAAACTCATCGCAGTTATTGATCAGCAGGTCTGATGTGGAGTTCTTGACCCCGACACCAATAACTGTTTTGGCATTCTCGCGCAGTTTGGAAACCAGCGGCGAAAAGTCAGAATCACCACTGATAATGACAAATGTATCAACGTGGGACTTGGTGTAACACAGGTCCAGTGCGTCCACCACCATGCGGATATCGGCTGAATTCTTGCCCGACTGCCGTACATGCGGGATATCGATCAGCTCGAAGGATGCCTCATGCATGGGCACCTTGAAATCCTTGTAACGATTCCAGTCGCAGTAGGCCTTCTTGACCACAATACTGCCCTTCACCAATAGTTTTTCAAGAATGAAGCTGATATCGAACTTCTGATACTTTGCGTCCCTGACACCAAGAGCGATATTTTCGAAATCGCAGAACAGGGCAAGTTTTTTGTTATCGTCAGACGAACCTGTCATAAAAGATAAACCGTAATGCTCTCAGAAGACCTGAGGTCTTTCATGATACCTGAGGCCAACTGACAGCCTCGCCTACTTACACAAATACCGTGTTACCCGACCTCCATTCACTCCTTGACAACCGTGTTGCCTGGCGGCCTCCAGCCCTCTTCCGGATGCTCATGACTGACTGGAAACTTGCCGCTGAGCATGGCCGTATCCATTCGCGCCTTGATCTCAAGTGCAAGCTTTACATAACGAGGATTTTGCGCAACCGGTATATCCGGATCGTAGACTTCAGCCAGTTGCCGAATCCCCTTCAACTCCTCATTAACGTACAGCGTTGCTGCCCGCTCAGCATCAACCGGGTGCATGCCCAGCGCTTGCAGAGCATATCGCCCCGCACGCAATGCACTATCAGCAGTTTCTCTGACAATATCGTTGGTTCCAGACTGGTATAACTGATAGACGTTCCTGCGATCATAAGCTCTGGCGATGATATGCAAGTCGGGTCGTTCACGACGGGCATGATCAATCAGGGTCAGAGCCGCTGCCTGGTCATCAATAGCGACTACCAGCAGATCCGCCTCATGCAAACCGGCAGCATGTAGCAAATCCGGGCGGGACGCATCACCATAAAAACTCTTGACTTCAAAAACACGCATGCTTTCTACCAGATCCGCATGCAGATCCAGCACCACCGTCTTGTAACCATTGGCCAATAACAGGCGATTGACAACCTGACCGAATCGCCCATGCCCTGCAATAACAACGGTTCCCTGCTCGGTAATCTCGTCACTCTCGCGCGTCTGTTTGCGCACCATTCGGGGCTGAATGATTTTCTCGAAGAAAATGAACAAGGCTGGTGTCAACAACATGGATAGGGCAACAACCAGTAACAGTATTCGGGATAACTCAACAGGCAGAGCAGCTGATTGCAGGCAGAAGGAGATCAGTACGAAACCGAACTCACCCGCCTGAGCCAATCCCAGAAACAACAGCCACCGATCACTGCCCTTGATGCCAAACACCACTGCCAGAAAGAACAACACCAACGCCTTGATAGCCATCACACCGGCCGTTACAGCAAGCACGACCCCTAAATTTTCCATCAACACACCAAAATCAACACCCGCCCCGACGGTAATAAAGAACAGGCCCAGCAACAGGCCTTTGAACGGCTCAATATCACTTTCCAGTTCATGACGGTATTCACTGGTCGCCAGGACTACGCCGGCCAGAAAAGTGCCCAGCGCCGGCGATAACCCCACCATCGACATCAGCAAGGCAATCCCGATAACCAATAGCAACGCAACGGCGGTAAACATTTCCGGCAGTTTCGAGCGGGCAATGTAGCGAAAGACAGGCCGCGACAAGTAATGTCCGGCAATGATGACAAAGGCAACCGCGCCGATAGTCAGCAACGTCTGCTGCCATCCCGCCAGCCCTGCCACCAGGTTTATGCCGCCCTCAACATCACCACCTGAATGTTCGCCACCCTCACCGGACAAGCCGGGCATGGCAAGCAAGGGGATGATCGCCAGCATCGGTATGACGGCAATATCCTGGAACAGCAGCACCGAAAAGCTGGAGGCACCACCTTCACTTTTCATCAGATTTTTTTCGTTGAGTGTCTGTAACACAATGGCTGTGGAGGACAGGGAGAACACCATGCCGACAGCAATCGCGACCTGCCAGGCAAGTCCCAGCAGTACGCCACCACCTGCAATCAGCAGCACACTCAACACCACCTGCAGACCGCCGAGCCCCAGAAGCTTGTGTCGCATCGCCCACAATGATTGCGGCTCCAGCTCAAGCCCGACGATAAACAGCATCATCACCACACCAAACTCTGCGAAGTGCTGCAAGTCACTGGTCTCACTACCGACCAGACCGATGACCGGGCCGATAATGACGCCGGCAATCAGATATCCCAACACCGACCCAAGCCCCAGGCGACTGGCGATGGGCACAGCAACCACGGCAGCCGTCAGATAGATAACGGCCTGCAACAAGACGCTATCCATGAGATTGACCTCCGGTATCACCCTTGCCCGACAACAGCGGAATCATCGGCATGCCGAGCAAATTCTGTTCAAACACCTTTGGCAGATCAAGCTGATCATCCCGCAAGGCCTCCAGCACCTGTTTGTATTTTGCGACATGCTGCTCCGCCCGCGCATCCTTGGCGGCCACATGTGAGGAGAACAGCACCAGTGGCGGCAGAAATTTCATCTGACACAAACCGGCCATCTGCTCCAGTGGTGACAACAAGGTTCTTATCGGAAACCGATTGGCCCCGTCAGCGCAATAGGCCAACTCCGCCCCGCCGGCCGTGATGGCCAGCAGACACAGCTTGTTGGCAAGATAACTGCCACCATCACCGTAGGCAAACCCGTACTCCAGCACCAGGTCTTGCCATTCTTTTAGCAAGGCCGGTGTGGAGTACCAGTAAACGGGAAACTGGAACACGATAACATCGTGCTCTTTCAGTCGCTGCTGCTCGAGTCCGACATCAATCTTGAAGCTCGGATACAGCGCATATAAATCAACCACAGTGACACCCGAAAGGCTGGTCGCCATGGCGCTCAATCGCTGATTGATACGGGAATACCCGGGATTGGGATGAGCCGTCAGAATCAGAACTCGTGTCACAGGCACCTCATGCAAATGGCTTTGCTCTATAGACAGGCTTCGAGCAAAGCTCGGGTATTGATGGCATTCATGATCACCGGATTGCCACCTGTACTCGGATCCGCCAGAGCAGACACCGTCAATGCATCAAGATCGGGATTCACGACACCCAGCTCGGTCAGGTTGGCCGGTATGCCAAACAGGCGATTCAACTCGCCCACTCTGGCATGCAACCCTTCAAAACCACCCGCAATACCCAAATAGCTGGCAGCCTGATCCAGACGACTTTCAACCGCACCACGGTTGAACATCAGTACCTGCTGCATGACGACAGCATTGGTCGTGCCATGATGCGTGTTGTATACAGCACCGATCGGATGCGACAAGGCATGAATGGCACCGAGCCCTTTCTGGAACGCTGTGGCCCCCATGGCTGC is a window encoding:
- a CDS encoding ABC transporter permease: MIRLIAKELRQLLPIAYLWLAVLVLGYAMQFFTERADEKTFGGWCEGYCEYSSNAAVAVFLVLLALVTAYSLFPREHDDATIDFLRALPVSRKAVFIAKVAAAWILLCLINILSYGIDWALLTSNPESIGGLFYTQVWATLLWRDCLFMFIILSHGVLLSWFRTLGLVIYGLYLVGLMWAESALGTSGNWSIFSLLSNEYQGSSLIVNKDALAIHTGIALLMLLIAYRLWNRTDSSTSGKPSSSRGMRVVNVLFSIVGFLGLGLMLAYRIGVDTGKAEGESLTVTATEHYRFVYDVKREQVVGYIAEHAEDDLQALGEILGVSNLPKIRVDLSASSEHAAGLAKWKKIQMDLDAFSEDVSQRRVLSHETAHVLQAVESERALAENYAAAKFFIEGMAQYTSFEVVPENERRRSNWELASVAWQRQKIRFDDLIDSAGFAQKFDAELHYSLGDLWTRAMVDTCGLSSLGDFLRASSREGAVRDLPAAIFWRDTTRAIGCDLDTVNATWRQQMSELYQEVDGRHYPEFSDVVIQRDPDTRQVRLTARLKPAESQAENAAVNDADNDEGEAGSKPEELISPARFIVRIGGISTQLAGGVDPVFKGQMTGEQGDQRVEFLIPDYAIAGDRFRFQLGFTPSADARYYYESWRRGSAASSVMPESSGES
- a CDS encoding ABC transporter ATP-binding protein, with the translated sequence MMIDLADEPSLNINHRTAGTPVLALQDVRKSFGSLTVLDGLSLAVYPGEVFGFLGRNGAGKSTAIRILMGILRCDAGHINVFGKSLHSDVVGIRQRIGYVAQEQNMYPWMTPKVLSRFVRGFYPRWDEKRYQKLMTDFELPPGRRIGTFSGGMKAKLALTLALSTRPQLLILDEPTAGMDPVARREFLDLVREQTMQDGATTFFSTHLIDEIEAVADRIGIVESGRTVYDGELDPLRNSIGTWSIAMQDYIPGSMPGEFSRQRLRVLKEGERQGRWVVSLQFSQEVLASHEILLAPGWRHDSMSLEDVFIAVVANA
- a CDS encoding DUF6151 family protein, whose protein sequence is MPNTFNFSCQCRTLKGTVELPDMRSLTRLVCYCEDCQAYARHLKPSEPVLGPHGGTDFVQVSPAHFHIKRGMEKLGNLRLSESGLYRWHATCCNTPLCNTPPNPSMPFVGLITNNLVCNQSTLANKVGPVRLGVCAGSQYPISADWPVARNFGFKALTRTLLNIGRWRIAGDHTRSTLIDAETGKPVIEPYTLNETERKELYTTA
- a CDS encoding NYN domain-containing protein — protein: MTGSSDDNKKLALFCDFENIALGVRDAKYQKFDISFILEKLLVKGSIVVKKAYCDWNRYKDFKVPMHEASFELIDIPHVRQSGKNSADIRMVVDALDLCYTKSHVDTFVIISGDSDFSPLVSKLRENAKTVIGVGVKNSTSDLLINNCDEFIYYDDLVRELERKQPTRKRAKKRAVRATKSKDESTTANEAADATQEMDVDVAQLKEVAVAATETPPKGRRKRGKAVEVVVAEVPVDAGTDDAADDTGAADDSDGGEELMLEGLELVVETALALSIDRDGNDKLWGSMIKQTLKRRRPGFNESYYGFDSFGKMLEEAQSRGYLSMELDDRSGGYIIRKVSGFNDR
- a CDS encoding monovalent cation:proton antiporter-2 (CPA2) family protein, with protein sequence MDSVLLQAVIYLTAAVVAVPIASRLGLGSVLGYLIAGVIIGPVIGLVGSETSDLQHFAEFGVVMMLFIVGLELEPQSLWAMRHKLLGLGGLQVVLSVLLIAGGGVLLGLAWQVAIAVGMVFSLSSTAIVLQTLNEKNLMKSEGGASSFSVLLFQDIAVIPMLAIIPLLAMPGLSGEGGEHSGGDVEGGINLVAGLAGWQQTLLTIGAVAFVIIAGHYLSRPVFRYIARSKLPEMFTAVALLLVIGIALLMSMVGLSPALGTFLAGVVLATSEYRHELESDIEPFKGLLLGLFFITVGAGVDFGVLMENLGVVLAVTAGVMAIKALVLFFLAVVFGIKGSDRWLLFLGLAQAGEFGFVLISFCLQSAALPVELSRILLLVVALSMLLTPALFIFFEKIIQPRMVRKQTRESDEITEQGTVVIAGHGRFGQVVNRLLLANGYKTVVLDLHADLVESMRVFEVKSFYGDASRPDLLHAAGLHEADLLVVAIDDQAAALTLIDHARRERPDLHIIARAYDRRNVYQLYQSGTNDIVRETADSALRAGRYALQALGMHPVDAERAATLYVNEELKGIRQLAEVYDPDIPVAQNPRYVKLALEIKARMDTAMLSGKFPVSHEHPEEGWRPPGNTVVKE
- a CDS encoding NAD(P)H-dependent oxidoreductase, which codes for MTRVLILTAHPNPGYSRINQRLSAMATSLSGVTVVDLYALYPSFKIDVGLEQQRLKEHDVIVFQFPVYWYSTPALLKEWQDLVLEYGFAYGDGGSYLANKLCLLAITAGGAELAYCADGANRFPIRTLLSPLEQMAGLCQMKFLPPLVLFSSHVAAKDARAEQHVAKYKQVLEALRDDQLDLPKVFEQNLLGMPMIPLLSGKGDTGGQSHG